The following DNA comes from Sparus aurata chromosome 3, fSpaAur1.1, whole genome shotgun sequence.
AACATTCAGTTCGATGTGCCCTTTGACATTTTTAGAGACTTCTCTGTCTGATTGAAGAGCTAATTAGttgatttgcattttttcttctccccATAGTTTTGTGCCAAAAGTTATGTAACGGCAAAATAGAAAACTTTACAGcttgaatgtgtaaatgtggcCAATCtgatgcgtgtttgtgtgtgtggatggaaaaaaaaaaaaaaacatggcgcTTCACgtcaaacagaacaaaacaaaagaggcaTCGTCGATGTTACAAGAGATAAAACTCACAATCTCACTGATCCCATCGATTCTTCAGTGTGCTGAGAGTGAAACGTATGTGTGAATCACTCACTGACGATGCCAAAAAGTTTTCTTCAGAGCATTTCGtgcctttttaaaataaaaaaatttaaaaaactcagGTTAAAAACATCCTGCTGACTGTCAAGGTTTCAAGCTGTGGCTATGGTTCCACAAAGTCAGTCTCTGGAAGCCAAGCTGAAAGTTTCAGGTCTTGGCAGCGTGTAAAAGTGTCTTGGTGTGTGTTGTGCACTGTGAGAGCCCCGACATCTCCCTGTCTTGTCACGCGGGGAGAGAGATCAGAGTGCTGAGCGCCTGGAATTATGACAGGGTTGAGGGTTTTGTTTGCTTGGGAGCCGCTGGGAGTCAGACGGACTGAAATAAGTGAAATAAGATGGCTTGACAAGAATGGTCCGGAAGTCCGCACACGCTAATACTCGCTCTTTCAAACCACAAAAGCTTTTCAGAGCCACTAATTCATTTTACAAAGCAGGCTGTGCACTGATTCCAGTAATTAGCAAGATCGAGGGGAGGGGAATGGCAGGGAAGAGCACTTGTCTCTGAAAACGAACCTGGGATGCAAATATTGTTGTCGCCAGATGTTTTTCTCCAcgtgcgcacacgcacacgcgctcACCCACCCCTGCTTCTGCAGGTGCAACAGGGACGACACCGAAACAcatgcagcacagacacacagaagcatacacacacacacctttcctGGAGGAGATGAGTCTTGCCAGCAGCTCGCTGAGGTTGGCTCGGGAGTCTGCATCCTCCTCAGCCGGAGGGAGAGCTTTCAGCTGGGGGGCAGAGCGGCTGTGTTGGAGGTGGTGCTCTCCCAGGGAGTGGGTATCAGCCTCGAGGAGAGCTAAACAAAGACAGCAGATGTCAGATATGAAAAACCTCCTGTGATATTAATGAAAGTTGTACAGACTTGTACCTTCAGACGGAACGGCGGCGGAGCGCTGGCCCTCGTCGAGGAGCTGGGAGGAGAAGGGGAGCCCCAAACAGCTCGTACACAGGACCGCCagcacgacacacacacacagccctgcagccatctgaaacacagcagaggagagaggggaagtTTAATTAGGAGTCTGAGCTGCGGTCCAGTCCGGGTTTACTGCAGGCGCTCCCCAACGGTCAGCTTCCACATTTTACAATTGAGACCATCTGCCAGACATCTCCTCTTTCACAGCTGATGATCACTGTGACTGCTCTGAAGAGGCGAGTGAGTCAGAGCAGCATATTCACACTCAGTCATCCAGAGGCAAAGCACGCAACACAGACTCTTGACATCCTGAATTTCAGCAGGTCAGATCAACCCGATTGTTAATGCGGGTGACATGTCTTATTACCACTCTGCTGTCGATAACAAGGAAACGGAAGAAAGTAATTTTTTTAGTGTGGTTAAAAATATATCAACCAAATGTGATGCATCCACATACAGGAACATTTGAAACAAACTGTATACATCGTGTCATCTTTAACTTAAattaaacagctgtttgtgcCTCAGTGTTTGAATTCCTGTCTGgtttggaagaagaaaaaaaaaatgtgtcacaatTCAAAAACCATCTCGTAAAATGATAACAATCTTTCATCTGTCGTGtagttaaaagagaaaaaagtggTTTCCTTACCTTGAGAAAAGAGGTTTAGCGTGTTAgaggagtgtgtgagagtgaggaGAGCACTTCTCTGCTGAGTGGGAAGGAAGCCCCTTTTATACTCCCCGCTCGGCGCcctgtgagtgcgtgtgtgcgtgtgtttgtgtgtgtgtgttgccttgGTGTAGATCCATGTGTGTTCCTCGGTGTGTTTGCGAGCCTTAATGCGAGTGGATCAGCTACAACCTCGACAGCGTGCTTCAGTTTTATTGTCTGTTTGCTCATCATAAAAATCGACTCTGCGTTGTTGTGGTTTAACAAATGTcgtgtgtgcttgtgtatgtgtgtgtgtgtgtgtgttttcttgtgtgtgtgtgtgtgtgtgtgtgtgtgtgtgtgtgtgtgtgtgtaatagagTGTGTTTCCGTGCACATTACAGGATTAAAAGTAGAGCCTGAAACTACTCTTGAATTAATGAAACGTTATTTATTAAGTTAAAAATAAGTGTTTTTATTCAGGAAGATGAgcgtacgagtgtgtgtgtgtgtgtgtgtgtctgtgtgtgtgtgtgtgtgtttgtgtgtgtgtgtgtgcgtgtgtgtgtttgtgtgggtcgGTGATGGGGGGGCTGtgtgggtcaggcatgtgtgggagtgtgtgtgtttctgcacacCCTCACATGTGTTGAATGTCAGTGGATGTTCACACTTAAACAGTGGGCGGAAGCAGAGAGGAGTCTTCAGTTTTGTTCATTTAACAGGTGACTGAGCTCGAACTGAGACATCTCCACCGTCCCCCGACtgcctctcccccctctctctccgtctctctaaCCAGCCAGGATTAGCCCCGGCTCATTGATCACGCAGGTGTAGCAAATCCGTCAGCCTGAGTCAATAGCTATTGATCAGCTGTTGCgtgttaatgtttttattaatgagGCCGACCGCCCCGCTGATGCACGACAGGATTAGGATATCCGCTGTTTGTACCCGCTGAGACAATGTGCAGGAGAAAATGTAGCGTCAGTGAGGCTGTTAACTAAGGTTGATATCCACAGGGGACTCAGAGAGGGGAACACGAACATCCTTTTAATGCTGTAGCCTGATAGGAAGATAAATGAGTGACAGATATGGAATGGAGGGCttactgaaaacacacacacacacacacacacacacacacactgtgatcaATCCTCAAAAGTAACTTTATTCTGACAGTGCTGACAATCAATTAAATATGGATCGAGTGCTGATTTGCTGCcaaattaataaaacagaattGAAGCAACATCAGGGAAACCAAGAGTAGACGAATGACGGGTTTGAAAGCGCAGTCCGTAGTCCAAATAAAAGGAGGCTACTCAAAGGGACTGACGGATATTTCTTTACAGGAACACAGGCCGACATATTTTGAAGTCACGACCGGTTAAAGCAACATTCGAAATTCGCACTTTGTCAGATTTGACGCCCCCACTGTTTCTGAGCGCTACACAACCGTCGTGAATGcaaaaatgtttacaacagGGAATTTCCGATCGTCTGTAGCAGTTTGTCGGATGTTatgtttaatatataatattttttcctctttcaaaGTCCTGTTCAGTCTCTTCATTTTTGTCGTGAAGTGCATAGAGGCTGCTGAGGCCGGTTCCTTTCTGTGCCGCAAAGTGTGACACACTGAGTTCCGGTCGGTCAGCAGAAGTAACTAGCGcagagagtggctgagacagagagcATCTTTGCACATCCGGCTCCCTCGTCCAAAAGTCAACAggtttttaagttgtttttttggttaaatgcctgaaataaggtttgtggttACCGCAGGCTGAAGATATTTACACAGTGTGTTCTATGaacataaaatacatagttAAATGTCCCAAAATTGATTTATAAAATGCTTacgtgttttaaaaaaaaaaaaaaggttgctaacaagtggctacaTCAGAATACAGAAGCTCTCATGCACATACTGTAATATGTCGATGTTGGGTATGTTCATGTACCATAAATAATGTTCGCATGCAGCTATTTCGTATCATTTAAACGATGGACAAAGAAAACGTTTTGCCCAGATTCAACATCTTTCACACCTCATTTCCACATACGTAAGTGACTGGTGCCTGTAAGTATATGAATAGCCCCCCTTGTGTCCAACGCaagaaaatgcatttctttatagatagatagaaactACCTATTTAGCCATGGAAAGGCTAAttccctctgtttgtttgtttttgtatttttaccacAGCTTCCTATGGAACATGAGGTTGAGTATTACAGGGACAAGGACAGAACCAACAGTGTTAGCTCGTCAGCAGCCTGTTTGTCAAACTGGCACACTGTCGCATGGTCTCTCCGAAATCCGCCACAAAAGTTTAATCATTTTGAGGCAAATTCCAGACCAAAATATTATGTAGGGGAGAAACATCTGATATCACAGAGATTCCCATAGGAATGAATGGACTTCCTGTTGACTGGAATCAAGGTGACAATGTATTCAtagtatttgtatttttcccCACATAATGTGAACATCACTTCTCTTCCTGCACCGGCATTAAAAGTTCACATTCACTTTAAGTCACTAACGAAGCACAGCTGAGTTCATTATGACGAGGTCTTGTTGTTCAGATGCCACTCTAATGTGATGAATGAACCCTGTTCTGTTGACAGGAAATGACAAATTCAAACTTAAATCTTCTCCTGAACAGCGGTGAGAGGGCGCTCCGTCCAGGCACAGTTGGATCGCTGCCCTGGTATCAGCTATCATCACCTTCCCAGGTTGCGTTCCTCTTCTTTGCCGTttgctgacatcacatcacagactACCGTGCAATTAAAATCTTCATATATCAATTAAGCCACATCTGCCTGCCGGTTGTCAAGCTGCTCTCACTTAAACTCTGGGCCACGAGCCCCAGCTGTCACTCGATGAGTCTCTCTTGATCACGTCCGCAcactctgacatttttttttactttcgcATTCAGTCTTGCTTCAGTctgccgctctctctctctctctctctggctcgcTGGAGATGCTGCAGCGTTTTCTCCAGGCACCATCAGAAGGCACGAGTGTAGGAGGTGAGGCCACGGCCGTTCAAATTAGAATTAATTAACCATGTGGTGTGGGAGgcgcgcatgtgtgtgagatgcgtgtgtgtttacGAGTTTTTGTCTTGAGTTTTCCACTATATACTTTTACCCGTTTCCTCTCGGTGTGTGGATGTGAGCGTGTTCGAATCTGAGACGTGGACTCAGTGCGTCCGCAAGGCAACCTGTTGAACTTGGTTATTCCCTCACCTCCCAACGTGGGCGTGCAAAAATCAGCCCGCGAGCTGATTGCGTCCGGATGCATGCAACTCACATCTGGACTGATAGTTGGAGTGCAAATGCCTGTTACAGCGCCTAATTAGTGACAGCGAAGAGGTTTCTGTGAACAAAGGAAATCTGCAATTATaaggagagacaggaagagaccCCTTGCTGAGGGCATTTGCTACAGCTTTGGTACACAGTAAACATGCTAAATAATGCAAAGCTCTATTAATGTATCTATTTAAGCGGCACTGACTCACTTTCACACAGTCAAATATGCAATAAGGCCGGTCTCAGTGGACCACTTTGGCCAAAAGGTAGATTCTGGGTCCTCTTCACATATTACATTAGCTTTAGTATTTTGATAAATCTGCTGAACTGTAGATAACATCTTCCCCGCGGTTCTCCGTATGTCGCCGTCCCTCACTTTCAAGCTCAGCAGGAGTCTCGTCATCAGGAACATTCCATACTGTACACCCATCTGTTAGTGTCTATAAGAATATcagtgtgtctgcgtgtgctCAGATAATAAAGATGATCCAGTCAAAGTTGGTGCATATCATGGCTGtcattttaaaggaaaacagagagagttGCTTATACCTGACATTAGATTGAGaatgaacatttttcaaatgtctaattaacttaaaggagaacttcggtcgatttaaacatgcagcttcattgctcaagctacccttgacttgccagcaccgaagacgcgaacaaatttggtccagccattacagagctccgtgaacggagacttagcattgaacgctaacagcatggggtcagaactttacactgtgtcttaagcgtcttaacatgctccacatctcacaccaaaagttatgcaacatcagcagacaccttagcacacagcactgtagcgtgtgtgactcaaaattaataaaaaagtagttaaaatagtgtgtttgtgc
Coding sequences within:
- the cckb gene encoding cholecystokinin produces the protein MAAGLCVCVVLAVLCTSCLGLPFSSQLLDEGQRSAAVPSEALLEADTHSLGEHHLQHSRSAPQLKALPPAEEDADSRANLSELLARLISSRKGSVRRNSTANSRGGGLSANHRIADRDYLGWMDFGRRSAEEYEYSS